In a single window of the Gemmatimonadota bacterium genome:
- the selD gene encoding selenide, water dikinase SelD: MNQATPFKKDLVLVGGGHSHVQVIRMLVMKKALRGVRVTLISDESSVCYSGMLPGCLAGLYRPDEMEMELRPLCTWAGIRFVRARVAGLDPTIQQVHFEDGRPPLAYDALSINIGSIPRGMDTPGVREYAVPTRPLGLLLKRVHRFEENHRPDGQPLRIVIAGGGAAGVELAFAMHSRWGERFAPVRITLVESQAALLSGHNPRVAGNIGRYLDEKGITCLTGLRIAGVDESGVHFDEHSSLPFDFLLWATGGAPPDLLKDMNLETSDGGFIRVRPTLQVLGYDNVFAAGDCIEFPSRSLPKSGVYAVREGPVLARNIHAWLENRSLVPYRPQTSALALLMTGTRNAVASRRFISFHGPWVWRLKDWIDRRWMRKFEPALLPPMDPAGDSHPAGKESDRDADEAAMRCAGCGAKVGSTVLTGVLDELEVFNRGDVRIGLHDADDAALLEIPPGRSLVQTVDGFRAFTGDLHLFGRIALVHAASDLYAMGADPHSALVTVTLPYAEKHLVANDLRQLMGGIAEEARRLQITLLGGHTSEGSETAVSVTMNGLTDNDAVFRKGGLRPGDGLILAKPIGTGVILAADMHFKAKGSWVDAVLEGMLQSNAEAARILAQAGIPSVTDVTGFGLAGHLAEMLEASGMGAEIEVGRIPRYAGAEECLAGGVESTLAPSNREHLQKRWQVESELGEAEPGVSDGRDTILYDPQTSGGLLAGVPPSEIDDVIAKLR; encoded by the coding sequence ATGAACCAGGCAACCCCCTTCAAAAAAGACCTCGTGCTGGTCGGCGGCGGCCACTCGCACGTGCAGGTGATCCGCATGCTGGTCATGAAAAAGGCCCTGCGCGGCGTTCGCGTCACGCTCATCTCGGACGAGTCCAGCGTCTGCTATTCCGGCATGCTGCCCGGTTGTCTGGCCGGGCTGTACCGCCCCGACGAAATGGAAATGGAATTGAGACCGCTGTGTACCTGGGCGGGCATCCGGTTCGTCCGGGCACGAGTAGCCGGCCTTGATCCGACCATCCAGCAAGTTCACTTCGAAGACGGTCGGCCGCCCCTCGCCTACGATGCCCTTTCAATCAACATCGGTTCGATTCCCAGGGGGATGGACACCCCGGGCGTGCGGGAATACGCCGTGCCTACGAGGCCGCTCGGCCTCCTGCTGAAAAGGGTTCACCGGTTCGAGGAAAACCATCGCCCCGACGGACAACCCCTGCGGATCGTCATAGCGGGTGGCGGAGCGGCGGGCGTGGAGCTGGCCTTCGCCATGCATTCGAGATGGGGGGAGCGTTTCGCACCCGTCCGGATCACGCTCGTGGAATCGCAGGCCGCACTACTGAGCGGGCATAATCCCAGGGTAGCCGGCAATATCGGGCGATATCTCGACGAGAAGGGGATTACCTGCCTGACCGGACTCCGGATTGCGGGCGTGGATGAATCGGGCGTTCATTTTGACGAACATTCCTCCCTGCCTTTCGATTTCCTGCTCTGGGCGACGGGCGGTGCGCCACCCGATTTACTGAAAGATATGAACCTTGAGACCAGCGACGGCGGGTTCATCCGGGTGCGGCCCACGCTCCAGGTCCTGGGTTACGACAATGTCTTCGCCGCGGGGGACTGTATCGAATTTCCCTCCCGTTCCCTGCCCAAATCGGGCGTGTACGCGGTCCGGGAGGGACCGGTCCTGGCCCGCAATATCCATGCGTGGCTCGAAAACCGATCCCTGGTTCCGTACAGGCCCCAGACCTCGGCGCTCGCGCTACTGATGACCGGAACGCGGAACGCCGTAGCGAGCCGGCGGTTCATTTCCTTTCACGGCCCCTGGGTCTGGCGTCTGAAGGACTGGATCGACCGGCGCTGGATGAGGAAGTTCGAACCGGCGCTGCTGCCGCCTATGGATCCGGCCGGCGACTCGCACCCCGCCGGTAAAGAATCCGACCGAGACGCGGACGAGGCAGCCATGCGCTGCGCGGGATGCGGCGCCAAGGTCGGTTCCACCGTCCTGACCGGCGTGCTCGACGAGCTGGAAGTATTCAACCGGGGGGACGTGCGGATCGGTCTGCACGATGCCGACGACGCGGCCCTCCTGGAGATTCCGCCTGGCCGGTCGCTGGTGCAGACGGTGGACGGATTCCGGGCTTTCACCGGCGACCTGCATCTCTTTGGCCGCATCGCCCTGGTCCACGCCGCGTCAGACCTGTACGCCATGGGAGCAGACCCTCACTCCGCGCTGGTCACGGTCACGCTCCCCTATGCGGAAAAGCACCTCGTGGCGAACGACCTGAGACAGCTCATGGGTGGTATCGCGGAAGAGGCGCGGCGGCTGCAGATCACACTCCTTGGAGGCCACACCAGCGAAGGGTCGGAGACGGCCGTCAGCGTGACCATGAACGGTCTGACCGACAACGACGCCGTGTTCAGAAAGGGCGGTCTGCGTCCCGGCGACGGGCTTATCCTGGCCAAGCCCATCGGTACGGGCGTTATCCTCGCGGCCGACATGCACTTCAAGGCGAAGGGAAGCTGGGTCGACGCGGTCCTCGAGGGCATGCTGCAGTCCAACGCCGAGGCGGCGAGGATCCTCGCGCAGGCCGGGATACCTTCCGTCACCGACGTGACCGGCTTCGGCCTGGCGGGACATCTGGCCGAGATGCTTGAGGCCAGCGGCATGGGTGCAGAGATCGAAGTCGGCCGGATACCCCGCTATGCGGGCGCCGAGGAATGTCTTGCCGGCGGCGTGGAAAGCACCCTGGCGCCGTCCAACCGGGAACACTTGCAGAAGAGATGGCAGGTGGAGTCAGAACTTGGCGAGGCGGAGCCTGGGGTATCGGACGGGCGGGACACTATCCTCTACGACCCCCAGACGTCCGGCGGCCTCCTGGCCGGCGTTCCCCCTTCCGAAATCGACGATGTAATCGCGAAACTCCGC